A single region of the Govania unica genome encodes:
- a CDS encoding NAD(P)-dependent oxidoreductase — protein MKIVLLGASGFVGSALLSEALNRGHDVTAVVRHPDKLAHQQGLTTLRGDIYDSETLAAIMASHDAVISAFNPGWTPGSPRPEMYEDQVRGTASILAAIKKAGVRRVLWVGGAGGLEVSPGVALIDTPGFPEWVEPGARATSEALEDLRRHPELDWSFLAPSAKLEKGERTGKFRLGGDRLLVDDKGESRISVQDYAVAMIDELEHPAHLRQRFTVGY, from the coding sequence ATGAAAATCGTTTTGTTGGGCGCCAGTGGGTTTGTCGGATCGGCCTTGCTGTCAGAAGCCTTGAACCGGGGACATGACGTGACGGCGGTGGTGCGTCACCCGGACAAGCTTGCGCATCAGCAGGGCCTCACCACCCTGCGCGGGGATATCTATGACAGTGAGACGCTGGCGGCGATCATGGCCAGTCATGATGCCGTGATCAGCGCCTTCAATCCCGGCTGGACGCCCGGTAGCCCGAGGCCTGAAATGTATGAGGACCAGGTACGCGGCACGGCGTCGATCCTGGCCGCGATCAAAAAAGCCGGGGTCCGGCGCGTTCTGTGGGTCGGCGGCGCCGGAGGGCTTGAGGTGTCGCCCGGTGTGGCGCTGATCGATACGCCGGGCTTTCCGGAGTGGGTCGAGCCGGGGGCGCGGGCGACGTCCGAGGCGCTTGAAGACCTGCGCAGGCATCCGGAGCTGGACTGGTCCTTTCTCGCCCCGTCGGCCAAGCTTGAAAAGGGGGAGCGGACGGGAAAGTTTCGTCTCGGGGGCGACCGGTTACTCGTGGATGACAAGGGCGAAAGCCGGATTTCCGTACAGGATTACGCGGTGGCGATGATTGATGAGCTTGAGCATCCGGCACATCTCCGCCAGCGTTTCACGGTTGGATATTAG
- a CDS encoding MaoC family dehydratase, with protein sequence MAASGNSLYLEDLHVGQTASFEKMVTEGDIVKYAEVSGDTNPVHLDADYAAASPFKSRIAHGMLSAGLISAILGTRLPGPGTIYLSQNLKFKAPVRIGDHVVATAIITAIDEIKRRVTLATSCVVGDQVVIDGEAMVMVERRPA encoded by the coding sequence ATGGCGGCGAGCGGCAACAGTTTGTATCTTGAAGATCTGCATGTGGGGCAGACGGCTTCGTTCGAAAAAATGGTGACCGAAGGCGATATCGTGAAATATGCCGAGGTCAGCGGTGATACCAATCCCGTGCATCTTGACGCGGATTATGCGGCGGCGTCGCCGTTCAAAAGCCGGATCGCCCATGGCATGCTGAGCGCGGGGCTGATTTCCGCCATTCTTGGCACCCGTCTGCCGGGGCCGGGCACCATCTATCTCAGCCAGAATCTGAAGTTCAAGGCGCCGGTCCGGATCGGCGACCATGTGGTGGCCACGGCCATCATCACTGCCATTGATGAGATCAAGCGGCGGGTGACGCTTGCGACCAGCTGTGTGGTTGGCGATCAGGTCGTGATCGACGGCGAAGCCATGGTGATGGTCGAGCGCCGTCCAGCCTGA
- a CDS encoding TIGR01459 family HAD-type hydrolase translates to MTRLPQPPKALHLQGIAAIVDQFDAVLCDVWGVIHNGQQAHADALDALGRLRALDKPVVLLSNSPRPAPPIFGQLQGFGVQAGQHFDALVTAGDMARAVVLERFADKRCYHIGPDRDLPLFDALPVTLTTGVGDADVLMCTGLVDEYHETAADYLPLLERAAARGLPLICANPDLIVHMGDDLIPCAGAIAVLYDQIGGSSIYCGKPHESAYAHTLRVIAGCAGRVIPASRVLAIGDAFDTDIRGAKRAGLPSLLISSGIHRDEHGGDHDRLTALGQDRGFLPDWVMDHLAW, encoded by the coding sequence ATGACCCGCCTGCCTCAGCCTCCGAAAGCCCTGCATCTTCAGGGTATTGCCGCTATCGTCGATCAGTTTGATGCGGTGTTGTGCGATGTCTGGGGCGTCATCCATAACGGGCAGCAGGCGCATGCCGACGCGCTCGATGCCCTTGGCCGTCTGCGCGCCCTCGATAAGCCGGTGGTGCTGCTGTCGAATTCACCGCGACCGGCGCCGCCGATCTTTGGCCAGCTGCAGGGATTCGGCGTGCAGGCCGGACAGCATTTCGATGCCCTGGTGACGGCGGGCGATATGGCGCGGGCCGTAGTGCTTGAGCGCTTCGCCGACAAGCGCTGTTATCATATCGGCCCGGACCGTGACTTGCCACTGTTCGACGCCCTGCCTGTGACGTTGACGACGGGTGTGGGAGACGCGGATGTTCTCATGTGCACGGGGCTGGTCGATGAATATCATGAGACGGCGGCGGATTATCTGCCGCTGCTCGAACGGGCGGCGGCGCGCGGGCTGCCGCTTATCTGCGCCAATCCCGATCTGATCGTGCATATGGGCGATGACCTCATCCCCTGCGCCGGAGCCATCGCGGTGCTCTATGATCAGATTGGTGGCAGCTCGATCTATTGCGGCAAACCTCATGAAAGCGCCTATGCGCATACCTTGCGGGTGATCGCGGGCTGCGCCGGGCGGGTCATCCCGGCGTCCCGGGTGCTGGCCATCGGCGACGCATTCGATACCGATATTCGCGGCGCAAAGCGGGCCGGGCTGCCGTCGTTGCTTATTTCCTCAGGCATCCACCGCGACGAGCACGGCGGCGACCACGACCGCCTGACTGCCCTTGGCCAGGATCGGGGTTTCCTGCCGGATTGGGTCATGGATCATTTGGCCTGGTAG
- a CDS encoding aldo/keto reductase — translation MTTEQGVVSPAKRPLGKTGIDIAPLVFGGNVFGWTVDQDMSFALLDRFLDAGFGAVDTADVYSAWVPGNVGGESETILGNWLRADPSRRSRMTIITKVGAQVSPKKRGLSANYVTASVEESLRRLQTDYIDVYFSHYYDPETPPEETLRVYERLIQDGKVRAIGASNHNADQLHAALAVSAATGLPRYDVFQPEYNLYDRSGFENKFRDLCLEEEIGVITYYSLASGFLSGKYRSMDDLGKSARGGAVAKYLDARGMRILDALDDVAKIHDATPAEIALAWLIGRKGVTAPIASATTLAQLESLIRATRLSLSGADVSVLNSASEPI, via the coding sequence ATGACGACGGAACAGGGAGTGGTCAGCCCGGCGAAGCGTCCCCTTGGCAAAACCGGGATTGATATTGCGCCCCTGGTGTTCGGCGGCAATGTCTTCGGCTGGACTGTGGATCAGGACATGTCTTTTGCGCTTCTGGACCGGTTTCTGGATGCGGGATTTGGCGCAGTCGACACGGCGGATGTCTATTCGGCCTGGGTCCCGGGCAATGTGGGCGGCGAATCGGAGACCATCCTTGGCAACTGGCTGCGGGCCGATCCCTCCCGCCGCAGCCGCATGACCATCATCACCAAGGTCGGGGCTCAGGTCTCGCCGAAAAAACGCGGGCTTTCAGCGAACTATGTGACGGCTTCGGTGGAGGAGTCGCTGCGGCGGTTGCAGACGGATTATATCGATGTCTATTTCAGCCATTATTACGACCCGGAGACCCCGCCTGAGGAAACCCTGCGCGTCTATGAGAGACTGATCCAGGACGGCAAGGTGCGTGCCATCGGCGCCTCGAACCATAACGCCGACCAGTTGCACGCGGCACTTGCGGTGTCGGCCGCGACCGGATTGCCGCGTTATGATGTCTTCCAGCCCGAATATAATCTTTATGACCGCAGCGGTTTTGAAAACAAGTTCCGGGATCTCTGTCTTGAGGAGGAGATCGGAGTCATCACCTATTACAGCCTGGCGTCGGGGTTCCTGTCAGGCAAATACCGCTCGATGGATGATCTTGGCAAAAGCGCGCGTGGCGGCGCGGTGGCCAAATATCTCGATGCGCGCGGGATGAGAATTCTCGATGCGCTGGATGATGTGGCGAAAATTCATGACGCCACCCCGGCCGAAATTGCTCTGGCCTGGCTGATCGGGCGTAAGGGCGTCACGGCGCCGATTGCGAGCGCGACCACGCTCGCCCAGCTTGAAAGCCTCATCCGCGCGACCAGGCTGTCTCTGAGCGGCGCGGATGTCTCCGTGCTCAACAGTGCGAGTGAGCCAATTTGA
- a CDS encoding response regulator, which produces MAVDLSMQVLIVDDYKTMLRIVRNLLKQLGFDNVDEATDGASALAKMRSKQYGLVISDWNMEPMTGYELLKEVRADEQLKTTPFIMVTAESKTDNVIAAKKAGVNNYIVKPFNAETLKTKLKAVLGEF; this is translated from the coding sequence ATGGCCGTCGATCTTTCCATGCAGGTTCTCATCGTCGACGATTACAAGACGATGCTGCGGATTGTTCGCAACCTCTTGAAGCAACTTGGCTTTGATAATGTGGACGAAGCCACGGATGGTGCAAGCGCGCTCGCGAAGATGCGCAGCAAGCAATATGGTCTCGTCATTTCCGACTGGAATATGGAGCCCATGACCGGCTACGAGCTTCTGAAGGAAGTGCGCGCGGATGAGCAGCTCAAGACCACGCCCTTCATCATGGTCACCGCCGAGTCAAAAACCGACAACGTGATCGCCGCCAAGAAGGCAGGCGTCAACAATTACATCGTCAAACCGTTCAATGCCGAAACGCTGAAAACGAAATTGAAGGCGGTCCTCGGAGAATTCTAA
- a CDS encoding energy transducer TonB, which yields MRIPPAFSRYGLALVVGVVVAAIIFLMMYLIVATGERAIIEKVAIYKLEADVRAAHEQRLSQSRLPPRPSEADAPPETISVPRIKTAKPAHLGTADLGGGDRPLKASGPDAGALNQAVEGDYLPIVRVRPNYPRRALDKGITGYVLVELTVTPSGATEGARVIDSAPGTVFDQAALAAARQFRYKPKVMNGVPVPVSGVRYKFTFEITKSNRRE from the coding sequence ATGCGGATTCCCCCGGCGTTTTCAAGATATGGTCTGGCGCTGGTGGTGGGCGTGGTGGTGGCCGCCATTATTTTTCTGATGATGTATCTGATCGTCGCCACCGGTGAACGGGCCATTATCGAAAAAGTGGCGATCTATAAACTTGAGGCCGATGTCCGTGCGGCGCATGAGCAGCGGCTGTCGCAAAGCCGCCTGCCGCCGCGCCCGAGCGAAGCCGACGCACCGCCCGAAACCATCTCGGTTCCGCGCATCAAGACGGCCAAGCCTGCCCATCTGGGCACGGCGGATCTGGGCGGCGGGGACCGTCCGCTTAAAGCGTCCGGCCCCGATGCCGGTGCCCTCAATCAGGCGGTCGAGGGCGATTACCTGCCGATCGTGCGCGTGCGGCCGAATTATCCGCGCCGTGCATTGGACAAGGGCATCACGGGTTATGTGCTGGTGGAGCTGACGGTGACGCCGTCAGGGGCGACCGAAGGGGCGCGGGTCATTGATTCCGCCCCGGGCACGGTGTTTGATCAGGCGGCGCTCGCGGCGGCGCGGCAGTTTCGCTATAAGCCCAAGGTCATGAACGGGGTGCCGGTGCCGGTGTCTGGCGTGCGCTATAAATTCACTTTTGAAATCACCAAATCCAACAGGCGGGAGTAA
- a CDS encoding bifunctional riboflavin kinase/FAD synthetase, whose protein sequence is MQIFRHYEDIPPQLRGGVVALGNFDGFHRGHQAVIRTAAAEAELLHAPLWVFTTEPHPRAFFRPGDPPFRLTPLRAKTHCLETFGVDNMLVLPFDPALSGMLAQDFVIEVLIGGLGIKHAVVGYDYRFGKGRGGGVDVLRQMGGMEHFGVTIVAPITEEDGSTAPVVYSSSVIRRALQDGQVRAATEALGHWWFIDGHVLEGDKRGRTIGFPTLNLSMDDYLLPAFGVYAVRVVLPTGNVVEGVANIGRRPTFDKADVTLEVHLFDFTGDLYGQVVSVEIVDFIRPEQKFAGLDELKAQIAKDSVRARELLADPALARGRYRLPRLG, encoded by the coding sequence ATGCAGATTTTCAGGCATTACGAAGATATTCCGCCGCAACTCCGGGGCGGTGTCGTCGCGCTTGGGAATTTTGATGGCTTCCATCGCGGTCATCAGGCGGTCATCCGCACCGCCGCCGCCGAGGCGGAGCTGCTGCATGCGCCCTTGTGGGTGTTCACGACCGAACCGCATCCGCGCGCCTTCTTTCGGCCGGGCGATCCGCCGTTTCGCTTGACCCCCCTGCGGGCCAAGACGCATTGCCTTGAGACCTTTGGCGTCGACAATATGCTTGTGCTGCCGTTTGATCCGGCGCTATCCGGGATGCTGGCGCAGGATTTCGTGATCGAGGTGCTGATCGGGGGACTTGGCATCAAACATGCTGTGGTCGGCTATGATTACCGCTTCGGCAAGGGCCGGGGCGGCGGGGTCGATGTGCTGCGCCAGATGGGCGGCATGGAGCATTTCGGGGTGACCATCGTGGCCCCCATCACCGAGGAGGATGGCTCGACCGCGCCGGTGGTCTATTCGTCATCGGTCATTCGCCGGGCGCTTCAGGATGGTCAGGTGCGGGCGGCGACGGAAGCGCTCGGTCATTGGTGGTTCATTGATGGCCATGTGCTTGAGGGTGACAAACGCGGCCGCACCATTGGGTTTCCGACGCTTAATCTGTCCATGGACGATTATCTGCTGCCCGCTTTCGGGGTCTATGCCGTGCGCGTCGTGCTGCCGACGGGGAATGTGGTTGAGGGCGTGGCCAATATCGGGCGGCGGCCGACCTTTGATAAGGCGGATGTGACACTTGAGGTCCATCTCTTTGATTTCACAGGTGATCTTTATGGGCAGGTGGTCAGCGTCGAGATCGTGGACTTCATTCGGCCAGAGCAGAAATTCGCTGGTCTCGATGAGCTGAAGGCACAGATTGCCAAGGACAGCGTCAGGGCGCGGGAGCTTTTGGCGGACCCGGCGCTGGCACGGGGGCGTTATCGGCTGCCAAGGCTCGGCTAG
- a CDS encoding MotA/TolQ/ExbB proton channel family protein, translating to MHDLPLSLIGGLTGIGQFMSRGGMIFFWLFAITCLLWAVIAERLMYYGAGSQRDIRRALDLWRGRKERKSWYARKIRAALLSQVGLNLTRGMTVVKTLTLLCPMVGLLGTMFALIALFDRIALVGAGNVSTLAGDLARAAIPAMAGMVVALSGVLAGFYLTRRAAQAVTLLEDRLGLDR from the coding sequence GGCTTGACCGGCATCGGCCAGTTCATGAGCCGCGGCGGGATGATATTTTTCTGGCTGTTTGCCATCACCTGCCTGTTGTGGGCGGTGATTGCCGAGCGCCTGATGTATTACGGCGCGGGCAGTCAGCGCGATATCCGCCGCGCTCTCGATCTGTGGCGCGGGCGTAAGGAGCGGAAATCCTGGTATGCACGCAAGATCCGCGCCGCCCTATTGTCTCAGGTCGGGCTCAATCTCACACGCGGCATGACGGTGGTGAAGACCCTGACCTTGCTTTGTCCGATGGTCGGGCTTTTGGGCACGATGTTCGCGCTGATTGCGCTGTTTGATCGCATCGCGCTGGTTGGGGCCGGAAATGTATCGACGCTTGCGGGGGATCTGGCGCGGGCCGCCATTCCTGCCATGGCCGGCATGGTGGTGGCGCTGTCGGGTGTGCTGGCCGGGTTTTATCTGACCCGCCGCGCCGCGCAGGCGGTGACGTTGCTTGAAGACCGCCTTGGACTGGATCGCTGA
- a CDS encoding tetratricopeptide repeat protein yields MERRPHLGNALRRAVVVIGLMAVGTALPPSVAAAAAMRMAEGVNSKVLDRIAEATAQVAAKNYTRAYALLDEAQGWRNLTAADRTALWSAYAEACLAEGNRVKALAAYREILKLPNGDPRFAGTVLHAMAQIHVAGGQYAEAEKELDLLEKAEPLSIDALALRGQINKRLGNDKAARDALERAARQASLSGRLLGEADYRLLGQLQFEAGDRTQALETLGILTRRWPSKTYFMVLASLYGELNQSARQIAVLEAVKQNGWLTSEPELMALAQLYLYYGVPNKAAHLLEDGLQSGIIPHNRQSIELLSTAYVNAREFEKAIPLLLRAAELSKSAELYLRLARLYNQIGDKENVVLSAQTAMSIGGVQRPDELLVLKGMAEFDLGRLEAARRSFAEAAKYKASADLAQSWIAYIDNEERQKND; encoded by the coding sequence GTGGAACGGAGACCCCATCTCGGGAATGCTTTGCGCCGGGCAGTTGTGGTGATCGGCCTTATGGCTGTCGGAACGGCGCTGCCGCCGTCCGTGGCCGCCGCTGCTGCCATGCGCATGGCCGAGGGGGTGAACAGCAAGGTGCTGGACCGCATCGCCGAGGCGACGGCACAGGTGGCGGCGAAAAATTACACCCGCGCCTATGCTCTCCTTGATGAGGCCCAGGGCTGGCGTAATCTCACCGCGGCGGATCGCACGGCCTTGTGGAGCGCTTATGCCGAGGCTTGTCTGGCCGAGGGGAACCGGGTGAAAGCGCTCGCGGCCTACCGGGAAATTCTCAAACTGCCCAATGGCGATCCGCGCTTTGCCGGGACGGTGCTGCATGCCATGGCTCAGATCCATGTAGCAGGCGGCCAATATGCCGAGGCGGAGAAAGAACTGGATTTGCTTGAGAAAGCCGAGCCTTTATCGATCGATGCCCTTGCCTTGCGGGGGCAGATCAACAAGCGTCTTGGCAATGACAAGGCGGCACGTGACGCGCTTGAGCGTGCTGCGCGGCAGGCGTCGCTTTCGGGCCGATTGCTGGGGGAGGCGGATTACCGCCTGCTCGGCCAATTGCAGTTCGAGGCCGGGGACAGAACACAGGCGCTTGAAACCCTCGGGATTCTCACGCGGCGCTGGCCGAGCAAAACCTATTTCATGGTGCTCGCGAGCCTTTATGGCGAGCTTAATCAAAGCGCCCGCCAGATTGCTGTTCTTGAAGCCGTCAAGCAGAACGGCTGGCTCACCAGCGAGCCGGAGCTGATGGCGCTCGCCCAGCTTTATCTTTATTATGGGGTGCCGAATAAAGCCGCTCATCTGCTTGAGGACGGCCTGCAAAGCGGGATCATCCCGCATAATCGCCAAAGCATAGAATTGCTCTCCACCGCCTATGTCAATGCGCGCGAGTTCGAGAAGGCTATCCCTTTGTTGTTGCGGGCGGCGGAGCTGTCGAAAAGTGCCGAGCTTTATTTGCGGCTGGCGCGGCTCTATAATCAGATCGGCGACAAGGAAAATGTCGTCCTCTCCGCACAGACGGCGATGTCGATTGGTGGCGTTCAGCGTCCCGATGAATTGTTGGTGCTGAAGGGCATGGCCGAATTCGATCTCGGCCGTCTGGAGGCGGCGCGGCGCTCCTTTGCGGAGGCCGCCAAATATAAGGCGAGCGCCGACCTTGCCCAGTCCTGGATCGCCTATATCGATAATGAAGAACGCCAAAAAAACGATTAG
- a CDS encoding protein phosphatase CheZ, giving the protein MMNSALTKQIEALVDSLRRREQASISLTEVAAVTEVLMKTMHLYFRGLDVRIYEEVQSLSDYITNARKEIAALQPENLEGSRIPRAGKELDAIVKQTEHATNSIMEAAEEIMSADSSDSDAYQAVVSDACMRIFEACSFQDITGQRISKVVDTLQHIEKRAQELKQILGVDNDRDSEPAPEISEDKALLAGPALEGEGIDQSEVDALLSSPAKPEPAKAPAVKPAPKPAVKAPAAKLSGKTTHPSVAAPTAEVQSYDLPSAPDGRTTQADIDALFN; this is encoded by the coding sequence ATGATGAACAGCGCCCTGACCAAACAAATCGAGGCGCTTGTTGACTCGCTCAGGCGTCGGGAACAGGCATCCATCTCTCTGACCGAGGTGGCTGCCGTCACCGAGGTTCTCATGAAGACCATGCATCTTTATTTCCGGGGGCTCGACGTCCGGATCTATGAAGAAGTGCAGAGTCTGAGCGACTATATTACGAACGCGCGTAAGGAAATCGCAGCACTTCAGCCCGAAAATCTCGAAGGCTCGCGCATCCCCCGCGCGGGCAAGGAACTTGATGCCATCGTCAAGCAGACCGAGCATGCGACCAATAGCATCATGGAAGCGGCCGAGGAAATCATGTCGGCCGACAGCAGCGACAGCGACGCCTATCAGGCCGTCGTGTCCGACGCCTGCATGCGCATTTTCGAAGCCTGCTCGTTCCAGGACATCACCGGCCAGCGCATCAGCAAGGTCGTCGATACTCTGCAGCATATCGAAAAGCGAGCTCAGGAACTGAAACAGATCCTCGGCGTCGACAATGACCGCGACAGCGAACCCGCCCCGGAAATCAGCGAAGACAAAGCCCTGCTGGCCGGTCCGGCCCTCGAAGGCGAGGGCATCGACCAATCCGAAGTCGACGCCCTTTTAAGCAGCCCGGCCAAGCCCGAGCCCGCCAAAGCCCCGGCAGTAAAACCGGCCCCAAAGCCAGCCGTCAAGGCCCCCGCCGCCAAACTCTCCGGCAAAACCACCCACCCAAGCGTCGCCGCCCCAACGGCCGAAGTCCAATCCTACGACCTCCCAAGCGCCCCCGACGGCCGCACCACACAGGCCGACATCGACGCCCTGTTCAACTAA
- a CDS encoding EAL domain-containing protein, with protein sequence MSYILVAAFVGVVARRILGLDLLLAVMIAAVVALFFLQVHALILRRRERRDADHRMMALYEDYQSALGAIKDLRADLGQLQDGGGARQPDSELVSELRVLQTLLAQVAARESTGTASFADERPQRDGKTLPGSQSELLTVIHSALEENRVDLYLQPIVRLPSRKVAFYEAFSRVRDGSGAIIFPNDYLPLAEESGLIGTLDNILLFRCIQVIRRLGPRRPNVRFFCNIASGSLEDQDFFPQFIDFMINNLELADRLVFEFSQADVRRHSREVERSLASLGRRGFHFSMDHVTDINFDAAGLAARHFSFVKVSADLLMSGRSGIAAEDLRTSLARHQIDLIVEKIEDEAEVIEVLDFGVEYGQGYLFGEPRPSRDDDPRDEPMDLKTALRDM encoded by the coding sequence TTGTCTTATATCTTGGTCGCGGCCTTTGTCGGGGTGGTGGCGCGGCGTATTCTCGGGCTGGATCTGCTGCTTGCGGTGATGATTGCGGCAGTAGTGGCGCTGTTTTTCCTGCAGGTTCATGCCCTGATCCTGCGTCGGCGTGAACGCCGCGATGCCGATCATCGCATGATGGCCCTTTATGAGGATTATCAGTCGGCCCTCGGAGCGATTAAGGATTTGCGCGCGGACCTCGGGCAGCTTCAAGACGGCGGCGGTGCTCGTCAGCCGGATTCCGAGCTTGTGAGCGAGTTACGGGTGCTGCAAACCTTGCTTGCACAGGTCGCGGCACGAGAGAGCACCGGGACGGCGTCTTTTGCCGACGAGCGTCCGCAGCGCGACGGTAAAACCCTGCCGGGATCGCAGAGCGAGCTTCTGACCGTCATTCACAGCGCGCTTGAGGAAAATCGGGTCGATCTGTATTTGCAGCCCATCGTTCGCCTGCCGTCGCGCAAGGTGGCCTTTTATGAAGCGTTTTCGCGCGTGCGGGACGGCTCGGGCGCGATCATTTTCCCCAATGATTATCTGCCGCTGGCCGAGGAAAGCGGGCTGATCGGCACGCTCGACAATATTCTGCTGTTCCGCTGCATTCAGGTTATCCGCCGTCTCGGGCCGCGGCGGCCCAATGTGCGGTTTTTCTGCAATATTGCGTCGGGATCGCTGGAAGATCAGGATTTCTTCCCGCAGTTCATCGATTTCATGATCAATAATCTTGAGCTGGCCGACCGGCTGGTGTTCGAATTTTCGCAGGCCGATGTGCGGCGGCATTCGCGCGAGGTGGAGCGCAGTCTGGCGTCGCTTGGGCGGCGCGGGTTCCATTTCTCCATGGATCATGTGACCGATATCAATTTCGATGCGGCGGGACTGGCGGCGCGTCACTTCAGCTTCGTCAAGGTTTCGGCCGATCTTCTGATGTCGGGCCGGAGTGGGATCGCTGCCGAGGATTTGCGCACCAGTCTGGCGCGTCATCAGATTGATCTGATCGTTGAAAAGATCGAGGATGAAGCGGAAGTCATCGAGGTGCTTGATTTCGGCGTCGAATATGGCCAAGGCTATCTGTTCGGGGAGCCGCGCCCGAGCCGTGACGATGACCCCCGCGACGAGCCCATGGATCTGAAGACCGCGCTGCGCGATATGTGA